The window CGGCCACCCGCGCCAGATCGAGCAAGGTCAGGGACACGCTGCCGCGGTCCATCGCGCGGTAGGTGCTGGCCGCCCGGTTCAGGGCCTGCAGCTGGGAAAAGGACAGCCGTTCGGACAGGCTATCGCCGACGCATTCGGCCTTGTCGGGGGGAACGCCGTACCGCTCGAGCGCACTGGCGATGCGTTGCGAGGCGCAACCCGCGCTCAGGAGCAGGACGATGGCGGCGCAGGCAGTGACGCGCGTCTTTTTCATGGGATGGGTTGGAGATCGGTGAGGCGCGGCGGAGCGCCGGGAGGTCTGCGCGTGCCGCCGCGCCGGCGGCGTGCCGACGCTCGGGCCTCGGACCCCCACGCGGGCGTCGAGGTCCGCCGCGTGGTCGCTCGCCGATGGCGGTCGGCGATCCGGGCTCCGGCCGCTGCTCATGCCGTCGCGTGCGACGCGGCCGTCTCCAGGCGCAGCGCGGTGCGTCGCCCCAGGAAGCCGGCGGCGGCCGAGATGGCGAGGCCCAGCAGCATGACCGCCACGCCGGCCCAGGCCGCCTGGCTCACCGCCTTGGCAGCGGCATCGCCCGCTTCGCGTGCCTTCTGTTCCGCCTGCGCCTTCAGCTGGTCGTACTTGGCGACGGCTTGCTCGTACGTGCGCTGATAGTTCGACGCGATCGCTTCGGCCTCCGCGCGACCCTTGCCGGTGCGCGCGGCGATGATGTTGACCAGGGCTTCCTTGTCCGCCGCGTCCAGGCCGGGTTCGGCCTTGTTGCGCAGGCGCTCGAAGAAGGCGCTCAGCTCGTTGCCCGCGTCCTGGGGCTTGGCGGTGGCGTCGCCGGCGGCGGCCTTGCCATCCTTGAGCGCCTCGCCGGCCTTGGACTTCAGCACCGCCGGATCGAGCTCGGCCTTGCCGGACTGGCGCAGCAGGGACTCGAGTTCCTTGCGGGCTTCGGAGAAATCGAAGTCGATGCCGTTCTTCTGCAATTGCTCCTTCACGCCCGACGCCATGCCCGGCGCGACGGCGGCGACGCCCTGACCGGCCAGCGAGATGCCGCTGCCCGCCACGCGGGTGGCGGTGCCGACCACGCCGCCGGCCAGCGAGGACAGCGCGTAGACGGTGATCAGCGTGGTGACCGCCCAGCACAGCACGCCGTGCAGGACGCCCTTGCCCGGGGCCGCGCGGCCGGCGAAGAACGCACCGACGGCCAGCGCGAGCAGGGTCGAGACGCCGACCCACACGCCCGCGCCGGTGCCGAAGCCCGCCAGCGGGTTGCGCTCGCCCATCGCGTCGATGGAACCCGCACCGATGGCGGTGCCCAGGACGCCGAGGAACAGGTAGGTCACCAGGGCGAGGAAGAGGCCCGCCACGACGGCCCCCCAGGAGATGCGCGCGATGGGCGCGAGGCGCGGTGCCGTGACGACGGCTTCGTTCGAATGGATCATGGGGTCAGGTCCTCCGGCGCATCAACGCTTGGCGGACCAGAGGGCCCCGAGGACGAAGCACGCGCCGGCGACGACGGCCACCGTCCCGACGGGGTTCTTCACGGCCGCCTCGCGCAAGGACTCGACGATCCGGCCGTAGCCGTACTGGGCACCGCCGGCGGCGCGGCGCGCCTTGCCGGCGTATTCGGTGCCGGTGTCGCCGGTGGCGGCGCCGAACGCTTCCTGCACGCGGCCGGCGATGTTTTGAAAAGCGCCTTCGGTCTTGTCGAACATGATGATTTCTTCTGTGGATGGGTGGAATGGAAAAAAAAGCGACGTCGATGCGCGATACGGCTCTGCGGCCGCATTCGCACCCGTCGTCGATGCCTGGGCATCGCGCGCGGTCGTCGTGCGGAAGGCCGCGCGCATCGACGGCGGGTCCGGTGATCGTAAGCAGCGGATCGCGCGGTCCAGGCCTGCAGATGCACTAGGCGACGTAGTGCGTTTGAACCACTTCGTCCCGTTGCGGCCTCGACTTGTAGGCGCCGATCCTGGCGGCGGGTCGGCAATGTCCAATTGGGCGGGCGGCGACGCGCATGGCCATTTGGATTCGGCAATCGTCGACTGGCGACTGGCAACTAGCGACGGTCAATTGGAGAGTGGCAATTGGCAACCGGCAATAGTGGACAAGTCCGCGCCGGGCGACCTGGGATCCTCAGAAATGGCGTGCCAGGGACAGTCGCAGCATGTTCTGCGCCGTGAAGTTGACTTTCGGATCCCACGCCGCCCGGGCCGACCACGTCGGCCAGTCATACCCCAGGGACAGCCCGGTCCGGCGGATGAACCGACCCTCGACGGTGCCCTGCTTGGCGAGCAGGTCGACGATGAACCTGTCGCCCCCCGACAGCTTCTGGCGCCAGACCAGATGCACGTGCTGCTGGTCCGGTTGCGTCCGGTTGTCGCGCACCACCTGCAGCGTCATCGAGCTCGCCTCGCTCCAGCGAAGGCCGCCGTAGAGGGTGTAGGCATCGTTGGGATCGAAGTTCAGGTTGACGTAGGGGCGCAGGTTGGTGCGTCCCAGCCCCGCGCCCGCGAACCAGCGCTCGCCCGCCTCGACGGCCAGCGCGCCACCCAGGAAGCCGCCCGACGCGGCCTGCAGCGAGGGCAGGATTCGCACGTCCCCCCACGTGAAGACGTCGTCCCAGCCGCCGCGCGGTTCCGAGAATCCCAGGGCCGGCGAGCGGAACTACCCCAGCCAGACATTGCCCTTGCCGTACGTGTAGCGCAGGTTGACGTCGAGGCCGGGGCCCGCGGGCATGCCGCCCCCCGCCATGCCGTAGGAACCCAGGGTGAGCTTGAACGGCTCCGGCCGGCCGGCCTCGACCGACTGGCCGGCTGGCACCTGGGCGCGCGCCGGCAGGCAGGTCCCGCCCAGCGCGCCGAGCGCCACGAGGGTCCCGACGGCCACGATGCCCGGCGGCCGGCCGTGTCGACGTCGCATCGGGTGCACGGGCGCTAGACCAGCGCCATCGCCTGCGCGGCCGACAGCACGTCCCCGAAGAAGGCGAACACCTGCGTGAGTTGCCGGTGCTGCAGGTCGAACAGGGCGTAGCCGACGGCGCTCGCGCCACCGTCCGGCCGCGGCGACTCGTCGCCGACGAACATCTCGATGACGTAGCAGAGCCCGAGCTGGATCTTCACGCAACCTCTGGTCATTCGGGTCCGGGCTTTCTGGAACTTTGAACTTGGAAAAGGTGCTCGCGACACGCCGGAACCGCATCCTTCCGGGCCACCGGTCCACCGCATCCGGGGTCCGGCTGGCGAACGCGTCACGCGCGCCGCAGTGTCCGTGCCCAGGCTGAACCCCGGGTGAATGGCGCGTGGCCCGGGCACGACGCGGCGTCGCGCCGCGTGACTACCCGGCCGGCCGCAGCCCCGCGAGGATGGCGTCGCGCAGTCCCGTGATGACCGCCTCCTTGGGCGAGCCTTTCAGCCACGCCAGTCCCACCGGGGGCAGGGACCAGGGCAGGGCCTGCGGCAGCACCTCGCCGGCGCCGTCCTGCGCCACCGCCTGGGCGATGTCGTCCGGCAGGATGGTGACCCCGCGCGGCAGGCGTCGCAGCGCCGAGGCGATCGTGCGCACGGCGTAGGCCTCCAGCAGCGGCACCGGCGCCCGCTTGCCGGCACCGGAGAAGAGCGCGTCGATCACCTGGCGGATGGGGGTGTCGGCGGGCGGGAACAGCCAGTCCATGTCCGAGAGCTGCGCGATGTCGATGTGCGGGTAGCCGCCCAGCCGGGCCGCGCTGGGGCGGGCCACCACCAGGCGGGGCTGCTGCTGGTAGAGCAGCACCTGCTGGAGGTCGGCGTCGACCTCGGCCTGGGAGAACCGGCAGATGGCGCAGTCCAGCGAGCGTTCGTGCAGCGCACGCAGCAGGTTGCCGGTGAGGTCTTCCACCGACGCCACCCCGAGGCGTGGCTGGTAGGCGAAGAGGTGTTCCCAGGTGAGGTCGAGCACCCGGTCGGAGGCGTAGGGCAGCACCCCCAGCCGCAGGCGGCCCCGCCGCCCGACCCGCACGCCGTCGAGCTCCCGCACCAGCGCCTGGTTCTCCGCCACGGTGTGGCTGGCGCGGGCGATCACGAGTTCGCCCGCGACGGTGGGCGCCAGCCCCCGACCGGTCCGCACGAACAGCAGGGTGCCGAAGATCTCCTCGATGTCCGCCAGGGCCCGGGTCACGGTCGGCTGGCTGGTGCCCAGCATCTCCGCCACGCGGGTCACGGAGCGGTGTTGCGCCAGGGCGATCAGCAGGGTGTAGTGCCGCAGCTTGAGCCGGTTCTCCAGGGCATCGGGAAGGGGCGCGGGGCGCGGGCTCATGGGTGGGCGAGGTATAGCAATCCATGCATTCTGTCATGCATGGACATGCCCCCTGGTCTATTTCATGCTTCACGTTTTCCACGCCGTCCGACCGCATCCCCATGAGCACTTTCACCACCCGTCCCGAGATCACCGGCACCTTCGGCGTCGTTTCGTCCACCCACTGGCTCGCCTCGCAGACGGCGATGGGCGTGCTCGAGCGCGGGGGCAACGCCTTCGACGCGGCGGTGGCCGGCGGCTTCGTGCTGCAGATGGTCGAGCCGCACCTGAACGGTCCGGGTGGCGAGGTGCCGCTGCTGCTGTGGAGCGAGGCCGAGCAGCGCATGCTCGCCGTCAACGGCCAGGGCGTGGCGCCGGCCGAGGCCTCGGTGACGACGTTCCGGCGCCTGGGGTTCGAACAGGTGCCCGGCATCGGCCTGCTCCCGGCGACCGTGCCGGGTGCCTTCGGGGCCTGGATGCGCGTGCTGCGCGACCACGGCACCTGGTCGCTCGCCGAGGTGCTGGCACCGGCGATCGCCTGTGCGCGCGACGGTTTCCCGCTGATCGAACGCGCCGTCCAGGCGATCTACGCGGTCCAGGACCTGTTCCGCACGCAATGGACGTCGTCGGCCGAGACCTGGCTGCCCGACGGCCGGGTGCCCGCGCCCGGCGCGCTGTTCTGCCTGCCGGTGCTGGCCGCCACCTACGAGCGGCTGATCGACGAGGCGCAGCGGCGCGGACCGGGGCGCACCGCGGAGATCGACGCCGCGGTGGACATCTGGTATCGCGGCTTCGTCGCCAGGGCGATCGATCGCTACTACCGCACCGCCGAAGTCCGCGACACCAGCGGGGAGCGCCACGGCGGCCTGCTGCGCTACGACGACATGGCCAACTGGCGCGCCAGCGTCGAGTCGCCGCTGACGATGGACTTCGGCCGCTACACCCTGGCCAAGTGCGGCTTCTGGAGCCAGGGTCCGGCCTTCCTGCAGCAGATCGGCATGCTGCGCCACGCCGGGCTGGAACGCCACGCGCCGCACACCGCCGGCTTCGTGCACCGCATCGCCGAAGCCGCCAAGCTCGCCATGGCCGACCGTGCCGCCTGGTATGGCGCCGCGCCGGGTGCTTCGCCCGACGCGCAGGCCGCGCTGCTGGGCGACGACTACCTGCGCGCGCGCTGGGCCGAGACCGGCGAACGCGCCTCGGCCGACTTCCGGCCCGGCCACCCCGGGGGCCGCGCGCCGCGCCTGCCGGACCTCGCCGTGGCGCAGCGCACCGTCGAGTCCGCCGACCTGCGCTTCGGCATCGGCGAGCCGACCTTCGCCGCGCTGCCGCCGGTGGCGGAGTGGGCCGAGCGCGAGGTCTTCGTCGGCGACACCTGCCACATCGACGTGATCGACCGGCACGGCAACATGGCCGCCGCCACCCCGTCGGGCGGCTGGCTGTCGTCCAGCCCGACCGTTCCGGCGCTCGGCTTCGCCATCAACACCCGCCTGCAGATGACCTGGATGGACGAGGGCCTGCCCAACACCGTGACGCCCGGCGTGCTGCCCTGCACCACGCTGTCGCCGTCGATGGCGCTGCGCGACGGGCGTCCCTACATGGCCTTCGGCACGCCCGGGGGCGATCAGCAGGACCAGTGGTCGCCGGCGTTCTTCCTGCGCCACGCGGTCCACGGCATGAACCTGCAGCAGGCCATCGACGCGCCGGCCTGGCACGTCGACCACTTCCCCGCCTCGTTCTGGCCGCGCCAGACCACCCTCAACCGCCTGAGCATCGAATCGCGTTTCGATCCGGCGGTGATCGAGGCCCTGCGCGCCGCGGGCCACGAGGTGCGGGTGGGCGAGCCGTGGTCCGAGAGCCGCCTGTCGGCCTGCACCCAGGAGCGCGACGCCCGGGGCCGGCTCGTGCTGCGGGCGGCCGCCAACCCGCGCGGCATGCAGGGCTACGCGGTCGGCCGCTGAACCGTTTTCCGCCGTCCTCCTCCGTTTTCCTCCACTTCAACTTCCACTTCGAGCTTTTCCATGACGTCCATCCTCCGACGCGGCCTGCTGGCCGCCGCGCTCCTCGGCACCGCCGGCCTGGCCCTCGCGGCCTATCCCGAGAAGACCATCACCCTGATCGTGCCCTGGGCCGCCGGCGGTTCCACCGACATCCTGGCGCGCGCCCTGGCGGAGCAGCTGACCCGGTCGATGGGCCAGCCGGTGATCGTCGACAACCGCGCGGGCGCCTCCGGCAACATCGGCTCCAATTTCGTCGCCAAGGCCCGCCCGGACGGCTACACCCTGCTGGTGGGCTCCATGAGCACCCACGCGATGAACCCCGCGATGATGGAGAAGATGCCCTTCCGGGGCGTCGAGGACTTCACGCCCATCGCGCAGATGGCCAACGTCGTCAACACGCTGGTGGTCAGCAACGCCGTGCCGGCGAAGACCGTCCGGGAATTCATCGCCTACGCCAAGGCCAATCCCGGCAAGCTGAACTACGCCAGCGCGGGCCCCGGCTCCACCAACCACCTGAGCGCGGTGCTGTTCGAAAAGGCGGCCGGTATCCAGATGGTGCACGTGCCCTACAAGGGGGGCGCGCCGGCGGTGCTCGACACCGTGGCGGACCAGACCCAGGTGCTGTTCTCGGCCGGCACCCAGACGCTGCCGCACGTGAAGGCCGGCAAGCTGAAGCTGCTGGCCGTCACCGAGGCCAAGCGTTCGCCCCTGCTGCCCGACGTCCCCGCCGTGGCCGAGACCCTGCCCGGCTACGAGCTGAGCGTGTGGTACGGCCTGTTCGGCCCCGCCGGCATGCCCGGCGACCTGGTCGCACGGCTGAACCAGGCGACCAACGCCGCGCTGGCGGACCCCGCCGTCCGCACCCGCATGGAGGGCATCGGCGTCGAGGTCGTCCAGACCACGCCCGCGCTGTTCGCCGACACCCTGAGGAAGGACGCCGAGCGTTACGGCAAGACCATCCGCGACCTGGGCATCAAGAATGAATGAGGTGCCTGCCCTGGCTCCCGCGCCTGCCGAGCCGCCCGGCCTGACACTGCCGGCGACGGTCTGCCGGCGGCTCGCCCACGACCTGCCGCGGGCCGCCGGGCCGGAGGCCGCCCTGGCCATCGTCGAAGGCGTGCGCCAGGAACTGCTGGGCGACGGCCTGCTCACGGTCAACCTGAACGTCACGCCGGCGGACGCCGCGCCGGACGTGGTCGAGCTGCAGCGTGCCTGGTCCTCGCGACCGGTGCACTACCCGGTGGCGGGCCGCAAGCGCAAGATGCTCACGGCCTGGACGCGTCAGTTGCTGCAACGCGCCGAGGTGTTCGTGGGGGAGGGCGACGATGCCCTCGCCGCCGTGTTCGACGACGCGCAACGGATCCGTTCCATGGGCCTGCACGCGGTGGTCAACGTGCCGCTGGTCGAGCCCGGCGGCCGGTGCTTCGCCACCTTCAACGTGCTCGGCGGCAACGGCGCCTGGACCGCGCAGGAGCGCCTGCTCGTCGAGCTGCTCGCCGCGCTGGCGCTGCCGGCGGTCCGGGGCTTCGCCGAACGGTCGCGCGAGGCGGGGACGATGCCCCGCTAGGCCGGGCGCGAACGCGGGCGGTGCTTCAGGACACCGCCCCGTACACCAGG of the Comamonadaceae bacterium OTU4NAUVB1 genome contains:
- a CDS encoding CsbD family protein, whose translation is MRAAFRTTTARDAQASTTGANAAAEPYRASTSLFFPFHPSTEEIIMFDKTEGAFQNIAGRVQEAFGAATGDTGTEYAGKARRAAGGAQYGYGRIVESLREAAVKNPVGTVAVVAGACFVLGALWSAKR
- a CDS encoding LysR family transcriptional regulator translates to MSPRPAPLPDALENRLKLRHYTLLIALAQHRSVTRVAEMLGTSQPTVTRALADIEEIFGTLLFVRTGRGLAPTVAGELVIARASHTVAENQALVRELDGVRVGRRGRLRLGVLPYASDRVLDLTWEHLFAYQPRLGVASVEDLTGNLLRALHERSLDCAICRFSQAEVDADLQQVLLYQQQPRLVVARPSAARLGGYPHIDIAQLSDMDWLFPPADTPIRQVIDALFSGAGKRAPVPLLEAYAVRTIASALRRLPRGVTILPDDIAQAVAQDGAGEVLPQALPWSLPPVGLAWLKGSPKEAVITGLRDAILAGLRPAG
- a CDS encoding gamma-glutamyltransferase, producing MSTFTTRPEITGTFGVVSSTHWLASQTAMGVLERGGNAFDAAVAGGFVLQMVEPHLNGPGGEVPLLLWSEAEQRMLAVNGQGVAPAEASVTTFRRLGFEQVPGIGLLPATVPGAFGAWMRVLRDHGTWSLAEVLAPAIACARDGFPLIERAVQAIYAVQDLFRTQWTSSAETWLPDGRVPAPGALFCLPVLAATYERLIDEAQRRGPGRTAEIDAAVDIWYRGFVARAIDRYYRTAEVRDTSGERHGGLLRYDDMANWRASVESPLTMDFGRYTLAKCGFWSQGPAFLQQIGMLRHAGLERHAPHTAGFVHRIAEAAKLAMADRAAWYGAAPGASPDAQAALLGDDYLRARWAETGERASADFRPGHPGGRAPRLPDLAVAQRTVESADLRFGIGEPTFAALPPVAEWAEREVFVGDTCHIDVIDRHGNMAAATPSGGWLSSSPTVPALGFAINTRLQMTWMDEGLPNTVTPGVLPCTTLSPSMALRDGRPYMAFGTPGGDQQDQWSPAFFLRHAVHGMNLQQAIDAPAWHVDHFPASFWPRQTTLNRLSIESRFDPAVIEALRAAGHEVRVGEPWSESRLSACTQERDARGRLVLRAAANPRGMQGYAVGR
- a CDS encoding tripartite tricarboxylate transporter substrate binding protein, with translation MTSILRRGLLAAALLGTAGLALAAYPEKTITLIVPWAAGGSTDILARALAEQLTRSMGQPVIVDNRAGASGNIGSNFVAKARPDGYTLLVGSMSTHAMNPAMMEKMPFRGVEDFTPIAQMANVVNTLVVSNAVPAKTVREFIAYAKANPGKLNYASAGPGSTNHLSAVLFEKAAGIQMVHVPYKGGAPAVLDTVADQTQVLFSAGTQTLPHVKAGKLKLLAVTEAKRSPLLPDVPAVAETLPGYELSVWYGLFGPAGMPGDLVARLNQATNAALADPAVRTRMEGIGVEVVQTTPALFADTLRKDAERYGKTIRDLGIKNE
- a CDS encoding GAF domain-containing protein — translated: MNEVPALAPAPAEPPGLTLPATVCRRLAHDLPRAAGPEAALAIVEGVRQELLGDGLLTVNLNVTPADAAPDVVELQRAWSSRPVHYPVAGRKRKMLTAWTRQLLQRAEVFVGEGDDALAAVFDDAQRIRSMGLHAVVNVPLVEPGGRCFATFNVLGGNGAWTAQERLLVELLAALALPAVRGFAERSREAGTMPR